The Bacteroidales bacterium genome has a window encoding:
- a CDS encoding HAMP domain-containing sensor histidine kinase: protein MNIYAQKTKWKLVLLAAALAIVGISLWYTNLLVNKVAHEEKKNIRIWADAIQSKTKLVTYIEEFFQKIRVEDRKRVQLLAEAYKQVIRTEDPDANLNFYVSIIRGNETIPLILTDEEGRILEATNIDFDKDTVMFLDGALREEFTRYPPIEFRYYKERKRYLYYKDSRLYTELRDVLDDLVKSFFDEVVINAASVPVIITDSTKRNVRAWGNLPSEIIDDTLMLQRTIHQMESGNTPFEITLADQGKSYIFYKGSYLLTQLTLYPVIQLGIIALFLVAAYLLFSTARRSEQNQVWVGLAKETAHQLGTPLSSMIAWLEIMKMDGKDDDLVTELTKDVDRLEKIAERFSKIGSVPIIDTYNIVEVVHNSIAYLKTRTSHRINYEINPGLETEIYVPINLHLFEWVIENITKNAVDAMGASGKFTANIMEENGYVHIDLTDTGKGIPKSKYKSIFRPGYTSKKRGWGLGLSLAERIIKNYHRGKIYVKTSGIDKGTTFRITLRKNIGKT, encoded by the coding sequence TTGAATATCTATGCCCAAAAGACGAAATGGAAACTGGTGTTGCTGGCAGCGGCGCTGGCAATTGTCGGCATTTCGCTGTGGTACACCAATTTGCTGGTGAACAAAGTGGCACATGAGGAAAAAAAGAACATCCGCATCTGGGCCGACGCCATCCAGAGCAAAACCAAGCTGGTGACGTATATCGAAGAGTTTTTTCAAAAAATCCGCGTCGAAGATCGCAAACGTGTGCAGCTGCTGGCCGAAGCTTACAAGCAGGTGATACGCACCGAAGACCCTGATGCCAACCTCAACTTTTACGTTTCTATCATCCGCGGCAACGAAACCATCCCGCTGATACTTACCGACGAGGAGGGGCGCATCCTGGAAGCTACCAACATCGACTTCGACAAAGACACGGTTATGTTTCTCGATGGCGCTTTACGCGAAGAATTTACGCGATACCCGCCCATCGAATTCCGTTATTATAAAGAACGCAAGCGCTATTTGTATTACAAAGATTCGCGCCTCTACACCGAGTTGCGCGATGTGCTCGATGACCTGGTGAAATCGTTTTTTGATGAAGTGGTTATCAATGCCGCCTCGGTGCCGGTAATTATCACCGACAGCACCAAGCGCAACGTGCGCGCCTGGGGCAACCTCCCCTCCGAAATAATCGACGACACGCTGATGCTACAACGCACCATCCATCAGATGGAGAGCGGCAATACGCCCTTCGAGATTACCCTGGCCGACCAAGGCAAGAGTTACATTTTTTACAAAGGCTCCTATCTGCTCACCCAGCTTACCCTTTATCCGGTGATACAACTTGGAATAATTGCACTGTTTCTTGTGGCTGCTTACCTCCTCTTTAGCACCGCGCGCCGTTCCGAGCAAAATCAGGTATGGGTGGGGCTGGCCAAAGAAACCGCCCACCAGCTCGGCACACCGCTATCGTCGATGATAGCCTGGCTGGAGATAATGAAAATGGATGGTAAAGACGACGACCTGGTTACCGAACTTACCAAAGACGTTGACAGGCTTGAGAAAATAGCCGAACGGTTTTCAAAAATTGGGTCGGTGCCAATAATAGATACCTATAATATTGTGGAGGTGGTGCACAACAGCATCGCCTATCTCAAAACCCGCACCTCACACCGCATCAATTACGAGATAAATCCCGGTCTCGAAACAGAAATATATGTACCTATCAACCTGCACCTTTTCGAATGGGTGATCGAAAACATTACCAAAAACGCCGTCGACGCCATGGGAGCGAGTGGAAAGTTCACCGCCAACATCATGGAGGAAAACGGTTACGTTCACATCGATCTTACCGACACCGGCAAAGGTATTCCTAAGTCGAAATACAAAAGTATTTTTCGTCCCGGATA
- the corA gene encoding magnesium/cobalt transporter CorA, translating into MMKHPHSSFIKIMHRKAGQAPGTLVAQEPDQEHPTTVRLITFREQNFQQTEITDVAQLPQLISADTTNWIHVTGYADLSVFEKLGVAFNISNLTIEDVLNPGHLPKFEDAGDYLFLTLKLLSPKNEQGEYGRNQISMVLLPGTFISFAQYPALALEEYISRIEKAIGTVRQRHEDYLLYRLTDIIVDEYFGIFEQLEEQIFTTEEDLTNDPAVSLAAEINALKKNVYYLRKQLLPANEAVRKVMKTENPLITKPIFRFFSDVMDHLDHLVQLLEGYRETITGLLELQSANNANRMNEVMKTLTMIATIFIPLTFIAGVYGMNFHYMPELAYPWAYPAALGLMLLIGVAMYLYMRKMRWF; encoded by the coding sequence ATGATGAAACATCCACACAGTAGTTTTATAAAGATTATGCACCGCAAGGCCGGACAGGCACCGGGCACTTTGGTGGCGCAGGAGCCGGATCAGGAACATCCCACCACGGTGCGCCTTATCACTTTCCGTGAGCAGAATTTTCAGCAGACGGAGATAACGGACGTAGCGCAACTACCCCAACTAATCAGCGCCGACACCACCAATTGGATTCACGTCACCGGGTACGCCGACCTCAGCGTTTTCGAGAAACTTGGCGTGGCATTCAACATCAGCAACCTCACCATCGAAGACGTGCTCAACCCCGGCCATCTGCCTAAATTTGAAGATGCCGGCGATTACCTCTTCCTAACCCTGAAACTGCTTTCGCCCAAAAACGAACAGGGCGAGTATGGTCGCAATCAGATAAGTATGGTGCTGCTGCCTGGCACATTCATCAGCTTTGCGCAATATCCGGCTCTGGCGCTCGAAGAATACATCAGCCGCATCGAAAAGGCTATCGGCACTGTTCGCCAGCGCCACGAAGATTACCTGCTTTATCGTCTTACCGATATTATTGTGGATGAGTATTTTGGGATTTTCGAACAACTCGAAGAACAGATTTTTACCACCGAAGAAGATTTGACAAACGACCCGGCCGTATCGCTTGCCGCCGAAATTAATGCGCTCAAGAAAAACGTTTACTATCTGCGCAAGCAACTCCTCCCGGCCAATGAAGCTGTACGCAAAGTAATGAAAACCGAAAATCCGCTCATCACCAAACCCATCTTCCGCTTCTTCTCCGATGTGATGGACCATCTCGACCACCTGGTGCAACTGCTCGAAGGCTACCGCGAAACCATTACCGGCCTGCTGGAACTGCAAAGTGCCAACAACGCCAACCGCATGAACGAGGTGATGAAAACCCTTACCATGATTGCCACCATCTTTATCCCGCTCACTTTTATTGCCGGCGTTTACGGTATGAATTTCCACTACATGCCTGAACTTGCCTACCCATGGGCTTATCCCGCAGCGCTCGGACTGATGCTCCTCATTGGTGTAGCCATGTACCTCTACATGCGCAAGATGAGATGGTTTTAA
- a CDS encoding catalase, which yields MKKKLTSSSGAPVVDNQNAMTAGPRGPMLLQDIWYLEKLAHFDREVIPERRMHAKGSGAFGTFTVTHDITKYTKAKIFSEVGKKTEMFARFSTVAGERGAADAERDLRGFAMKFYTEEGNWDLVGNNTPVFFLKDPMKFPDLNHAIKRDPKTNLRSPKNNWDFWTSLPEALHQVTITMSDRGIPLSYRHMNGYGSHTYSLINSRNERIWVKFHFKTQQGIKNLTDQQAEAVVAKCRESNQRDLFDSIEKGDFPKWNMKIQVMTDEQAKNHYHNPFDLTKVWPHKEFPLIDVGVFELNKNPENYFVDVEQAAFNPANIVTGIGFSPDKMLQGRLFSYGDAQRYRLGVNHHLIPVNKSRCPFLNMYHRDGQMRTDDNYGATLGYEPNSYGEWQEQPEFKEPPLELSGAADHWNHREDDDDYYSQAGNLFRLMSAEQKQVLFENTARNMGDAPMEVKTRHIKNCMQADEAYGRGVAKELKIELSEVK from the coding sequence ATGAAGAAAAAACTTACAAGTAGCTCTGGCGCACCTGTAGTAGATAACCAAAACGCTATGACAGCCGGCCCAAGAGGACCAATGCTTCTGCAGGATATTTGGTATCTGGAAAAACTAGCTCACTTCGATAGAGAAGTAATTCCTGAAAGACGTATGCACGCCAAAGGATCAGGCGCATTTGGTACATTCACAGTAACTCATGACATTACGAAATACACAAAAGCAAAAATATTTTCGGAGGTAGGTAAAAAAACAGAAATGTTTGCACGGTTTTCAACTGTTGCAGGTGAACGTGGTGCTGCCGATGCTGAAAGAGATCTTCGCGGATTTGCCATGAAATTTTATACCGAAGAAGGAAACTGGGATTTGGTAGGAAATAATACGCCTGTATTTTTCTTAAAAGACCCTATGAAATTTCCTGACCTAAACCATGCTATAAAGCGCGACCCAAAAACAAATTTGAGAAGTCCAAAAAACAATTGGGATTTTTGGACAAGCCTTCCCGAAGCATTGCATCAGGTAACCATTACAATGAGCGACAGGGGGATTCCTCTATCCTACCGACACATGAATGGATATGGCAGCCATACTTACAGCCTGATCAACAGCAGGAATGAAAGGATCTGGGTGAAATTTCATTTTAAAACACAACAAGGCATTAAAAACCTGACAGACCAGCAAGCCGAAGCTGTAGTTGCGAAATGCAGAGAAAGTAATCAAAGAGACTTGTTTGATAGCATCGAAAAAGGCGATTTCCCAAAATGGAATATGAAAATACAGGTAATGACAGACGAGCAAGCCAAAAATCATTATCACAATCCTTTTGACTTAACAAAGGTTTGGCCGCATAAAGAGTTCCCTTTGATTGATGTGGGTGTTTTTGAATTGAATAAAAATCCTGAAAATTATTTTGTAGATGTTGAGCAAGCGGCTTTTAACCCTGCAAATATAGTTACCGGCATTGGTTTTTCGCCCGACAAAATGCTGCAAGGCCGATTGTTCTCTTACGGAGACGCACAGAGATACCGGTTAGGTGTAAACCACCATTTGATTCCTGTAAATAAATCCAGATGCCCATTCTTAAACATGTATCACCGTGACGGCCAAATGAGAACTGACGATAATTACGGTGCAACTCTGGGCTATGAGCCAAACAGTTACGGCGAATGGCAGGAGCAGCCCGAGTTTAAAGAGCCGCCTTTGGAATTAAGCGGAGCTGCCGACCATTGGAATCATCGGGAAGATGACGATGACTACTATTCGCAGGCAGGCAACCTTTTCCGTTTGATGAGCGCAGAACAAAAGCAAGTCCTGTTTGAAAATACTGCAAGAAATATGGGAGATGCTCCTATGGAAGTAAAAACCCGACATATTAAAAATTGTATGCAAGCGGACGAAGCATACGGAAGAGGAGTTGCAAAGGAATTAAAAATTGAACTCTCTGAGGTAAAATAA
- a CDS encoding alpha-L-fucosidase: MKIKSLSKILIIGCVFLSITSCDLDNPKTSQTQQTDAAEALANWENQKFSMFIHWGLYSLPAGVWKGEKINGYSEQIKGHARIPTEEYRKLATQFNPTNWNADSVALLARKAGMKSIVITSKHHDGFCMFDSKYTAFDVVDATPYKKDVLKDLADACKRHDLKFGVYFSLIDWDYEGAMPFVSVRNSDSIPPQHHQYNLNQIEELLTNYGEISEIWFDMGAPTYNQSKEIAALVKELQPNCMISGRLWNDQGDFVVMGDNLKPDFKMGVPWQTPASMFPETWSYRSWQERPSVEAKINEKIHDLISVVSLGGNYLLNIGPAGDGTIVPFEKQVLEGIGQWHKENGEAVYGTTTATIDAQNWGLITARDGKLYLHIIHFPENETLTIEGLNSNIKRAYLLSDSGISLQSMTNDPGLEIDLTNITNRDKYATVVVLEYEGELGYTPKNVIFPNEEGAFILTRDNATELHSFSGHDYYSTKATVVKNRWYLAGNKKEAYQVNLAHSNDATESLKLSVNNLEYVIPSSGEENKLKNGLSNQTIDGVNLYLDKINEIELSLENQDNPHKGLNIEELKIEIK; encoded by the coding sequence ATGAAAATAAAATCCCTTTCAAAAATATTAATAATAGGATGTGTCTTTTTATCAATAACATCCTGTGACCTAGACAACCCGAAAACATCACAAACGCAACAGACTGATGCCGCTGAAGCTTTGGCCAACTGGGAGAATCAAAAGTTTTCGATGTTTATCCATTGGGGACTTTACTCCCTTCCGGCAGGTGTTTGGAAGGGTGAAAAAATCAATGGTTACAGTGAGCAAATAAAGGGACATGCGCGGATTCCGACCGAAGAATACCGAAAATTAGCTACTCAGTTTAATCCAACCAACTGGAATGCCGATTCGGTTGCTTTGCTGGCCCGGAAAGCGGGGATGAAATCTATCGTCATAACCTCCAAGCACCACGATGGCTTTTGTATGTTCGATTCTAAATACACCGCTTTTGATGTGGTTGATGCAACTCCCTACAAAAAGGATGTGCTTAAAGATTTGGCCGACGCCTGTAAACGCCATGACCTTAAGTTCGGCGTCTATTTTTCGCTGATCGACTGGGATTACGAAGGCGCCATGCCTTTTGTTTCTGTACGTAATTCAGATTCGATACCGCCGCAGCATCATCAGTACAATTTGAATCAGATTGAAGAACTGCTGACGAATTATGGTGAAATTTCTGAGATTTGGTTCGACATGGGCGCTCCCACCTATAATCAAAGCAAAGAGATAGCGGCGCTTGTAAAAGAATTGCAGCCCAATTGTATGATCAGCGGAAGGCTTTGGAATGATCAGGGCGATTTTGTGGTGATGGGCGACAATCTTAAACCTGATTTCAAAATGGGCGTTCCCTGGCAAACGCCCGCTTCTATGTTTCCGGAAACCTGGAGCTACCGTTCCTGGCAGGAAAGACCAAGTGTAGAAGCAAAAATTAATGAAAAAATTCACGACTTAATAAGTGTAGTAAGTTTGGGCGGCAACTATTTGCTAAACATCGGCCCCGCGGGAGATGGAACGATTGTCCCTTTTGAAAAGCAAGTCCTGGAAGGTATCGGCCAATGGCACAAAGAAAATGGCGAGGCGGTGTATGGAACAACGACAGCCACGATTGACGCACAAAACTGGGGTCTGATAACTGCAAGAGACGGGAAATTATATCTTCATATCATCCACTTTCCCGAAAACGAAACACTTACAATCGAAGGTTTAAACTCCAATATCAAAAGAGCCTACCTCCTTTCCGATTCAGGTATTTCTCTACAAAGTATGACTAATGATCCAGGGCTTGAGATCGACTTAACAAACATTACAAACAGAGACAAATATGCTACCGTTGTTGTTCTGGAATACGAAGGGGAATTGGGATACACGCCCAAAAATGTAATCTTTCCAAACGAGGAGGGCGCGTTTATTTTAACCCGGGATAACGCAACAGAACTCCATAGTTTCAGTGGGCACGATTATTACTCAACCAAAGCTACCGTTGTAAAAAACAGATGGTATTTAGCTGGTAATAAAAAGGAAGCTTATCAGGTAAATCTTGCTCATTCGAACGACGCCACCGAATCTTTGAAATTATCCGTTAACAATCTAGAATACGTAATTCCATCCTCTGGTGAAGAGAATAAGTTAAAAAATGGGCTTTCCAATCAGACGATTGATGGTGTGAATTTGTATTTGGATAAAATTAATGAAATCGAACTTTCGCTGGAAAATCAAGACAATCCGCACAAAGGATTAAACATTGAAGAGCTGAAAATTGAGATTAAATAG
- a CDS encoding putative toxin-antitoxin system toxin component, PIN family — protein MKSKKIILDTNLWISFLIAKDFSFLDEYIETGKVKLVFSKELIQEFLVVSHRPKFQKHFTYKDIEHLLLIFDKFGVLVEVTSKLKLCRDNKDDFLLNLATDSNADYLVTGDNDLLEIKNVQKTRILTISELREGLA, from the coding sequence ATGAAAAGTAAAAAGATCATTCTTGACACGAATCTTTGGATTAGCTTTCTTATCGCCAAAGATTTTAGCTTTTTAGATGAGTATATCGAAACTGGAAAAGTAAAACTTGTTTTCTCTAAAGAGTTAATTCAGGAATTTTTGGTAGTCTCTCACCGGCCAAAATTTCAAAAACACTTCACCTACAAAGACATTGAACACTTGCTTCTTATTTTTGACAAATTTGGAGTTTTAGTGGAAGTAACTTCTAAATTAAAACTCTGCCGAGACAATAAAGATGATTTTTTATTAAACCTCGCAACTGACAGCAATGCCGACTACCTTGTTACCGGGGACAATGACTTACTTGAAATAAAAAATGTACAAAAAACGAGAATCCTTACCATTAGTGAATTGAGAGAGGGACTCGCATAA